The following proteins come from a genomic window of Nicotiana tomentosiformis chromosome 12, ASM39032v3, whole genome shotgun sequence:
- the LOC108948585 gene encoding MLO-like protein 1 produces the protein MAGGGGDQETNLEFTPTWVVALVCTFIVAICLFVERIIHYASKYLLKKNQKPLYEALQKIKEELMLLGFISLLLTVFQDRMVKICIPKHLTNSWLPCKRDEDANQTVHFQTSSGNFFSLIPGGRRLLADSANSG, from the exons ATGGCAGGAGGTGGAGGAGACCAAGAAACAAATTTGGAATTTACACCAACATGGGTTGTTGCGTTGGTCTGCACTTTCATAGTTGCTATCTGTCTTTTTGTTGAAAGAATCATTCATTATGCTAGCAAG TATTTGCTCAAGAAAAACCAGAAGCCACTTTATGAAGCCTTACAAAAGATCAAAGAAG AGTTGATGCTGTTGGGATTCATATCTCTGCTTTTGACTGTTTTCCAAGACAGAATGGTTAAAATATGTATTCCTAAGCACTTGACCAATAGTTGGCTGCCTTGTAAAAGGGATGAAGATGCCAATCAAACTGTCCACTTTCAGACCTCCTCTGGAAATTTCTTCTCTTTAATTCCAGGAGGAAGGCGCCTTCTTGCTGATTCTGCTAATTCTGGTTAG